The genomic window tggaagggcatccgctgtgtaaaacatgctgaataagttggcggttcatttcgctgtggtgacccctgatgaataaaagaattaagctgaaggaaaacgaatgaatgaattatttaatagtttattgtgtttataactttaattaaataattattaataatttagttgtgttttatctttctttttttatgtttctttttaataataatactatttatgttttatttattgttaaataaattttataaataatacatatacatttttaatttaatttaatttaatttaatttttaatttaatttaattttattaaattaaattaaattaaattaaattaaattaaattaaatttaagcacagggagaacatgcaaactccacacagaaacaccaattgagccgaggctcgaaccagcgaccttcttgctgtgaggcgacagcactacccttTGCGCCAATGCTTcgcactttaatttaatttaatttaatttaatttaatttaatttaatttaatttaatttaatttaatttaatttaatttttaatttaatttaattttattaaattaaattaaattaaattaaattaaattaaattaaattaaattaaattaaattaaattaaattaaatttaagcacagggagaacatgcaaactccacacagaaacaccaattgagccgaggctcgaaccagtgaccttcttgctgtgaggcgacagcactacccttTGCGCCAATGCTTcgcactttaatttaatttaatttaatttaatttaatttaatttaatttaatttattttattttattttattttattttattttattttattttattttattttattttaattgcagaCAAAGGGATTAACCCTCCTGTAAaagtctttttaaattattttaattcagctaaattcatatttatttttattgcgcTTTTTCAAAGCAGAACACTGAAACCAGTTAATTGCTTGTAAATTGAAACTGCGTCAGTCCAGTGTTTTacagttaaagttcagtttagttcaattcaatttaataatgtaaatgtcATTGAAAAAAGTGGAAAGCCAAGAGTGGAAGAGCAATTCTTTAAAAGCACTTTACAGACCCAAGAATatcataaatatatatctatttgGCAGagtattgttaattattttttattataataatatttattttacaatgtgaCAGTATTGAGTatctctctgtttattttttcagccTGTCTGCAATCTCCTCAGATGATCCTCTTGAGTCAGATGTCATTGGATCGTCATCCGTCGAGGACACTTTCGGTAGCATCGACTTCCACTATCCAGACCTGGATTTATGCCAACAGCGCCAAGCACTTCAGTGCAGCCCCGAAGCTGATGCATTCAACCCCTGCGAGGACATCGCTGGATTCAGCTTCCTGCGGGTCGCCATCTGGTTCATCAATATCCTGGCCATCGCAGGAAACCTGGTCGTCCTGCTGGTTTTATTCACTAGCCGCTGCAAATTGACCGTTCCCAGATTTCTAATGTGCCATCTAGCCTTCGCCGACCTGTGCATTGGCATCTACCTGCTCATGATCGCAACCGTTGACTTGCGAACACGTGGACACTACAGTCATCATGCAATCGAGTGGCAAACCGGAGCAGGATGCGGCATCGCTGGATTTCTATCTGTATTCGGTGGCGAATTATCCATCTATACTCTATCCACCATTACAGTGGAGCGCTGGCACACAATCACTCACGCTCTCCGACTGGAAAGACGTCTGGGATTAAGCCAAGCATCGCTAATTATGACCATCGGATGGCTGCTTTGTTTAGCGATGGCACTCCTTCCCTTAATAGGCGTCAGCAGCTACAGTAAAGTCAGCATGTGTTTGCCGATGGACATCGAAACGCCTTTATCGCAAGCTTACGTTATACTCCTGTTGCTCTTTAACGTTGGTGCATTTCTCGTGATTTGCGGATGCTATGTGTGCATTTACAGTGCAGTACGTAATCCTGAATTCCCAGGACGCGCCGCTGATGCTAAAATCGCGAAGCGAATGGCGGTTTTGATATTTACCGACTTTCTGTGCATGGCGCCTATTTCGTTTTTCGCTATTTCGGCAGCCTTTAAAGTGCCTTTGATCACCGTGACCAACTCCAAAATACTGCTCGTGCTTTTCTACCCCATTAATTCCTGCGCCAATCCATTCCTCTACGCCATCTTCACCAGAGCCTTCAGGAAAGACGCTTGTATTCTCCTGAGCTCCATGGGCTGCTGTCAAAGCAAAGCTAACTTGTACCGGATGAAGACGTACTGCTCGGAGAACATCAACCGAAGCAAAAGCAGCTCCGGCTCCAATGCGAACTCGAAAGGGCCTCGAGCCGTCATGTGGATGTCAAGCTTTCCTCAGTTAACACCTCGACCGCACATACAGAGAGtctagctgggtttccatcactcCATGTTAATGCGCATTTTGAAGTATCGCATGAGAAACGAGTgatacatttcaaataaaaatcccTTAAAGGTGCTATAGGTGCATTTTGGACTCCTCCAGTGCATGAATATACCAAAATGGGCTGTATTTTATTGATCTAAGTGCATGGATTAAAACGCACGGTGCACTTAGAatgtgtctgaattcacttatttgagGGGTGGAAAAACCGTTGTCGCACCAAGCGCATAGTCTAAAAAGGTTGTCCTTATTCCCTTGATGAAGTTATGGATGGCTTTGAAGTAACGCACCAGTAACAAGTGACgaattttgaataaaaatgccTTGAAGCTGCTGTAGGTACCTTTTTGGAATTCTCTAATGcataaaattacaattttgggctcta from Danio rerio strain Tuebingen ecotype United States chromosome 13, GRCz12tu, whole genome shotgun sequence includes these protein-coding regions:
- the lhcgr gene encoding lutropin-choriogonadotropic hormone receptor precursor (The RefSeq protein has 5 substitutions compared to this genomic sequence), with translation MWRSALLLVFLLLTSFCCGVCFECPEICRCSQKSITCNSATGSQKSLSRLVLNYISVKTISSRSFDGLKGVRRIEIAQSSSVETIESEAFNNLPNVSEISIQNTRNLVHIQQRAFNQLPKLRYLSISNTGISVFPDLTSIFSLEAHFILDICDNLNLRSVPSNAFTGMTSEYATMNLFNNGFQEIESHAFNGTKIDKLVLKNSRDLRVVHEDAFKGALGPTVLDVSSTALETLPSHGLESVLMLTARSAFALKKLPPLKSLKSLREAQLTFPSHCCALINWDNSRDGSVNSALRNRSSYCGDNSSPADLSAISSDDSLESDVIGSSSVEDTFGSIDFHYPDLDLCQQRQALQCSPEADAFNPCEDIAGFSFLRVAIWFINILAIAGNLVVLLVLFTSRCKLTVPRFLMCHLAFADLCIGIYLLMIATVDLRTRGHYSHHAIEWQTGAGCDIAGFLSVFGGELSIYTLSTITVERWHTITHALRLERRLGLSQASLIMTIGWLLCLAMALLPLIGVSSYSKVSMCLPMDIETPLSQAYVILLLLFNVGAFLVICGCYVCIYSAVRNPEFPGRAADAKIAKRMAVLIFTDFLCMAPISFFAISAAFKVPLITVTNSKILLVLFYPINSCANPFLYAIFTRAFRKDACILLSSMGCCQSKANLYRMKTYCSENINRSKSSSGSNANSKGPRAVMWMSSFPQLTPRPHIQRV